Proteins found in one Zea mays cultivar B73 chromosome 1, Zm-B73-REFERENCE-NAM-5.0, whole genome shotgun sequence genomic segment:
- the LOC103643535 gene encoding uncharacterized protein, with protein sequence MCHHWQVVQTTWKYGAVVSHLLQTLPAANDLCAAMANSAAPGGMRPFLQAVSAVLVEARTSLRVAQMEGSSLNPRRRQTPPRCCRAPPWSGSASWAGSLRTSNPA encoded by the exons ATGTGCCACCATTGGCAGGTAGTCCAAACTACGTGGAAGTATGGGGCCGTGGTATCTCATCTGCTCCAGACGCTCCCCGCCGCCAACGATCTGTGTGCTGCCATGGCTAACTCAGCGGCACCTGGTGGAATGAGGCCGTTCCTGCAGGCCGTGTCTGCAGTCCTCGTGGAGGCGCGGACGTCGCTCCGTGTCGCTCAGATGGAGGGCAGTAGCCTGAATCCGCGTCGGCGTCAAACTCCGCCGCGGTGTTGCCGAGCGCCGCCGTGGTCGGGTTCTGCATCGTGGGCAGGCTCCCTCCGTACCTCAAATCCCG cgtga